One window of the Pieris rapae chromosome 11, ilPieRapa1.1, whole genome shotgun sequence genome contains the following:
- the LOC110995575 gene encoding activated CDC42 kinase 1, protein MDSGTDWLCEILQNVQLEQFYLPIRDQLQITRLAHFDYVHTEDLERIGISKPGIRRLLDAVRKKKLQLWNRKFWNKLFGSSGSVSKEKTENILRPQPQTEARTTCIILEKDIVLHNELGKGSFGVVRRGEWKVSELNQTIAVAVKVLKADAFTQPGIYDDFRREVEAMHSLKHPNLIKLHGVVFHPLMMVCELATMGALLDYIRAQNGKVSLNYISKWSGQVAAGMAYLEKSRFLHRDLACRNILLSSLDLVKIGDFGLMRALPDADDCYVMSERRRVPFPWCAPESLRSRQFSHASDVWMFAVALWEMYTFGDEPWIGLNGSEILRLIMREGQRLSAPVACPPDVYMLMMQCWDLNPKERPTFSGILQYMDVNKFETALADLSYRKQGQMSIEAGDAIILIDKRIELHWWKGQNQRTLEIGLFPSTIVTVSRNKNVQAVKKAQTLSPSRRNSTNTPPVTADESVILRKRRTIESTQPTTTRAGNNASKHFNYNKLTNDRTLQNERNARAARDNQAKSLSQVKEDLLIDLDLPPVTGGATKSANQNLSLLDEPIDVPEVGQEADWGQQSIESLPTYSSNVQTQPNLFGAKSLDNLNFSTPSTSIRNDPFDTSQFSISRPYDTRPNYDINDTQESHTYPNLSYNNAVSTHTNPNSDLSVTNSLAQISLDDRISDSLNLRSKNTNLQNSGPSTSDDFPVYNNFDINPEFALETFDYYSKSNNQSANYEKNIYVPNDESEKLRNFSEQLENSKNYSAFKYQNDLGYGYGASTSRRGYDEVGDNVYSEIESRYYAPTYTNACLYDEVYEPTPRPHRPAPPCPSKPK, encoded by the exons ATGGATTCCGGAACTGATTGGTTATgtgaaattttacaaaatgtacaACtcgaacaattttatttacccATCCGCGATCAACTACAA ATCACTAGGCTTGCACATTTTGATTATGTCCACACTGAAGATTTAGAACGAATTGGTATAAGCAAACCTGGTATTCGTCGACTACTAGATGCTGTACGAAAAAAGAAATTGCAATTATGGAACAGGAAATTTTGGAATAAACTCTTTGGCTCTTCAGGTTCAGTTTCAAAAGAAAAGACAGAGAATATATTAAGACCTCAACCACAGACTGAAGCTAGAACTACATgcattatattagaaaaagatATTGT ATTACACAATGAGTTAGGAAAAGGATCATTTGGGGTAGTACGCAGAGGTGAATGGAAAGTCTCGGAACTAAATCAAACCATAGCTGTAGCAGTTAAAGTCTTAAAGGCAGATGCATTTACACAGCCTGGAATATATGATGACTTTAGAAGAGAAGTAGAGGCTATGCACAGCTTAAAACACCCTAATCTCATAAAGTTACACGGTGTAGTCTTCCATCCATTGATGATGGTCTGTGAATTAGCAACAATGGGTGCTTTGCTTGATTATATTAGAGCTCAAAATGGAAAAGTGTCGTTGAACTACATATCAAAATGGTCGGGACAAGTTGCAGCTGGCATGGCTTATTTGGAGAAAAGCAGATTTCTACACAGAGATCTTGcatgtagaaatattttattgtctaGTTTAGATCTG GTTAAAATAGGTGATTTTGGTTTGATGAGAGCATTGCCAGACGCAGATGATTGTTATGTGATGAGTGAGAGACGGCGTGTGCCATTTCCCTGGTGTGCGCCAGAGTCCTTGAGGTCGCGACAATTCTCACATGCATCGGATGTTTGGATGTTTGCGGTTGCATTGTGGGAAATGTATACTTTTGGGGATGAACCTTGGATAG ggcTAAATGGTTCGGAGATATTGCGTCTGATAATGCGCGAAGGACAGCGTTTATCGGCTCCCGTGGCCTGCCCACCTGACGTCTACATGTTGATGATGCAGTGCTGGGACCTAAACCCAAAAGAACGACCGACATTCTCCGGTATATTACAGTATATGGATGTGAATAAATTCGAAACTGCTCTTGCTGATTTAAG CTACAGAAAGCAAGGTCAGATGTCAATAGAGGCAGGCGACGCCATTATTCTGATTGATAAACGTATCGAGTTGCATTGGTGGAAGGGGCAGAATCAGCGAACACTAGAAATTGGATTATTTcctag TACAATCGTAACAGTATCGAGGAATAAGAATGTCCAAGCTGTCAAGAAAGCTCAAACATTGTCGCCGAGCAGACGAA ATTCTACCAACACTCCACCAGTGACGGCAGATGAATCTGTGATCCTTCGCAAGCGCAGAACGATAGAATCGACTCAACCGACGACAACACGAGCCGGGAACAACGCTAGCAAACACTTCAACTATAATAAACTTACGAATGACAGGACATTGCAGAATGAAAGGAATGCGAGGGCAGCCAGAGACAACCAGGCGAAGAGCCTGAGTCAAG TGAAGGAAGACCTCCTCATTGACTTAGACCTTCCGCCGGTGACAGGTGGCGCCACTAAATCAGCCAATCAGAATCTCTCGTTACTCGACGAACCCATTGATGTACCTGAAGTTG gACAAGAAGCGGACTGGGGTCAGCAAAGTATAGAAAGCCTTCCCACCTATTCATCCAATGTCCAAACCCAACCGAATCTATTTGGTGCTAAATCATTAGACAATCTCAATTTTTCCACGCCTAGTACATCTATACGAAACGACCCATTCGACACGTCACAATTCTCAATATCCAGACCTTACGATACTCGACCGAATTATGATATAAATGATACTCAAGAATCTCATACCTATCCCAATCTAAGTTATAATAACGCCGTATCCACTCATACAAATCCCAATTCGGATTTAAGTGTGACAAATTCCTTGGCCCAAATCTCATTAGACGATAGAATATCGGACTCCCTGAATCTCAGATCGAAAAACACGAATCTTCAAAACAGCGGTCCCTCTACGTCTGACGATTTTCCTGTGTACAATAACTTCGATATTAACCCGGAGTTTGCGTTGGAGACCTTTGATTATTACTCGAAGTCGAATAATCAGAGCGCAAATTACGAGAAGAACATATACGTGCCGAATGATGAGAGCGAGAAATTGAGGAATTTCAGCGAACAGCTGGAGAATTCCAAGAATTATTCGGCTTTTAAGTATCAGAATGATTTGGGGTATGGGTACGGGGCGTCTACGTCTCGACGGGGTTACGACGAAGTGGGCGATAACGTGTATAGTGAAATCGAGAGTCGGTACTACGCGCCTACGTATACGAACGCGTGCTTGTACGACGAAGTGTACGAACCGACGCCCAGACCGCATCGACCTGCGCCGCCTTGCCCCTCCAAACCGAAATGa
- the LOC110995581 gene encoding receptor-type tyrosine-protein phosphatase N2 isoform X1: MVLMNLRLSVWALALLSVLAPSIADGNIGCLFSSTLCVEGVEWCFDDFAFGKCIPIYESDVEEGSLYQYDMSSGQLQWFEGELQRLATQGYRWEHAYTQCILQSMLYALRQRLDPANVNAKLCDQFADPKLNSAPISDGDEMSEIVEPDETAYIRFTPNSPLGDSDYANEVFNPPLTPDNEPIPYLSEDNLDLGVPSDKVRDLILMNGVEDSPVVPFQGFRERLRTETLENPDLIEKEKKSLKPKLEPNTETNEFTDEQRLGAHFRKYKTKPPPYTAEYLTGNRFLDAEVHSNALEKYRQSFAAKQFPFEYENPEDMPESRIYFEDGTEDELLDAGSGDLGPYNSNGGKSKSKYDKNNMAYLMNYWREIIGSKLKPQDAIAAEGGPLGPDELQGENSKFYLSEDFQDLLDRELGFKRRERDDVKKPGPRLDAKALKILYNNTGKVTENEAAGKADNHNEYQYDPSYAFVKFQNRFLTNWEKGISFIARLEEMLGLDKDTFTNPRVDPTEVTFKVEKNNRGWDAEEVARQIGSIKEKVRKETGAQIVASGIGDRTQYHVMRQDMTREPQYFGLELPVLLALVGSLAVLIAGIVVFAVLLKRDMSSKRKMQGLSSAAEIDAEATRDYQVELCRARMSGKMTGQNTAAHPTDAPQRITSLSREPDGNSPSTRSSTSSWSEEPALTNMDISTGHMVLAYMEDHLRNKDRLEQEWKALVAYEAEPNTTTAAVKPDNNGKNRYPLCLPYDHSRVTLNPLSNHLGSDYINASTITDHDPRNPAYIAASGPMPHTSSDFWQMVWEQGSVVMVMLTRLTENGQQLCHRYWPEEGSELYHIYEVHLVSEHIWCDDYLVRSFYLKNQRTSETRTVTQFHFLSWPENGVPSSTKALLEFRRKVNKSYRGRSCPIVVHCSDGAGRSGTYCLIDMVLNRMAKGAKEIDIAATLEHIRDQRPRMVATKQQFEFVLMAVAEEVHAILKALPAHLQQLQEKKDKEKDKDGSEKEKHN, encoded by the exons ATGGTCCTAATGAATCTTCGGCTTAGTGTCTGGGCGCTGGCGCTATTGAGCGTGCTGGCGCCCTCTATTGCTGATGGAAACATAG GCTGTTTATTCAGTTCAACATTGTGCGTGGAAGGCGTGGAATGGTGTTTTGATG ATTTCGCTTTCGGAAAATGCATTCCTATCTATGAAAGCGACGTGGAAGAAGGTTCTCTTTACCA GTATGATATGAGTTCCGGTCAGCTGCAGTGGTTCGAGGGAGAACTGCAACGACTTGCAACGCAGGGATATCGCTGGGAGCATGCCTATACCCAATGTATCTTACAAAGCATGCTTTACGCATTACGCCAAAGGCT TGATCCAGCGAATGTAAATGCGAAATTGTGTGATCAATTTGCTGACCCCAAATTAAATTCTGCGCCTATTAGTGATGGCGATGAAATGAGCGaaatt GTTGAACCAGACGAGACAGCTTACATTCGATTTACGCCCAACTCTCCATTAGGAGATTCGGACTATGCAAATGAAGTATTTAATCCTCCTCTGACGCCAGATAACGAGCCCATACCATATTTATCCGAAG ATAACCTGGATTTAGGAGTACCTAGCGATAAAGTACGTGACCTGATTTTAATGAACGGAGTCGAAGACTCACCAGTAGTACCGTTCCAAGGGTTTCGTGAAAGGCTTCGGACCGAGACATTGGAAAATCCTGATCTTATAGAAAAAGAGAAGAAATCACTAAAACCTAAACTTGAACCTAATACTGAAACTAATGAATTCACCGACGAACAACGTCTTGGCGCTCATTTCAGGAAGTACAAAACTAAACCTCCACCATACACTGCTGAATATTTGACTGGCAATCGATTTTTGGATGCCGAAGTACATTCAAACGCTTTAGAAAAGTATAGACAGAGTTTTGCCGCAAAACAGTTCCCCTTTGAATATGAAAATCCGGAAGATATGCCTGAGTCGAGGATTTATTTCGAAGATGGTACGGAAGATGAATTACTTGATGCTGGAAGTGGAGATTTAGGTCCCTATAATTCTAACG gAGGAAAATCTAAATCAAAATATGACAAGAATAATATGgcatatttaatgaattattggCGTGAGATTATTGGATCGAAACTGAAGCCACAAGATGCCATCGCAGCTGAAGGAGGACCCCTAGGCCCCGATGAATTGCAAG GTGAAAATTCCAAATTTTATCTATCTGAAGACTTCCAAGACTTACTTGATAGAGAATTGGGATTTAAGCGTAGGGAAAGGGACGATGTTAAAAAGCCCGGGCCGAGGCTGGACGCGAAAGCCTTAAAGATTTTGTACAACAATACGGGTAAAGTGACAG AAAACGAGGCAGCCGGTAAAGCTGACAACCACAATGAATATCAATATGATCCATCGTACGCCTTCGTCAAATTTCAAAATAg ATTCCTTACAAACTGGGAAAAAGGCATCTCTTTCATTGCAAGACTTGAAGAAATGCTCGGCTTAGACAAAGATACTTTTACTAATCCACG TGTTGATCCAACTGAGGTGACTTTCAAAGTGGAGAAGAATAACAGAGGTTGGGATGCTGAAGAAGTTGCACGACAGATAG GTTCTATAAAGGAAAAAGTGAGGAAAGAAACAGGTGCACAAATAGTTGCTAGTGGTATTGGGGATAGA ACTCAATATCATGTAATGCGTCAGGATATGACAAGAGAACCGCAATACTTTGGACTGGAGTTGCCAGTACTCCTGGCATTGGTGGGAAGTCTTGCTGTGCTAATTG cTGGCATCGTAGTATTTGCAGTTCTTCTAAAGCGTGATATGAGTTCCAAGAGGAAGATGCAGGGACTCTCCTCTGCGGCTGAGATCGATGCAGAAGCGACTCGGGATTATCAGGTA GAGCTGTGTCGTGCACGTATGTCAGGCAAAATGACAGGTCAAAATACGGCCGCTCACCCTACGGATGCCCCGCAACGGATTACCTCGTTATCCCGAGAGCCTGACGGGAACTCGCCTTCTACTCGATCCAGTACCTCCTCCTG GAGCGAAGAGCCTGCCTTGACAAACATGGATATATCTACTGGTCATATGGTTTTG gCGTACATGGAAGACCATTTACGTAACAAAGATCGTCTCGAGCAAGAATGGAAAGCCTTGGTCGCTTACGAAGCGGAGCCAAACACCACAACAGCCGCCGTAAAACCCGACAACAATGGAAAGAACCGTTACCCACTTTGCCTACCCTATGACCATTCAAGGGTGACTCTGAATCCGCTGTCGAACCATCTTGGATCCGACTACATCAACGCTTCCACTATT accGATCATGACCCTAGAAACCCAGCGTACATCGCAGCATCCGGACCTATGCCTCACACATCGTCTGACTTCTGGCAAATGGTATGGGAGCAAGGCAGCGTTGTCATGGTGATGCTGACACGTCTTACGGAGAACGGGCAACAGTTGTGCCATCGGTACTGGCCTGAAGAGGGTTCGGAGTTGTATCACATTTATGAG GTCCACTTAGTGAGTGAACACATCTGGTGCGATGATTACTTGGTCCGCAGCTTCTACTTGAAAAATCAACGAACAAGCGAGACACGCACTGTCACACAGTTCCACTTCCTTTCGTGGCCAGAGAACGGTGTACCATCATCCACTAAGGCTTTGCTGGAATTCAGAAG gaAAGTGAACAAATCGTACAGGGGACGCTCCTGCCCTAT
- the LOC110995581 gene encoding receptor-type tyrosine-protein phosphatase N2 isoform X2, whose protein sequence is MVLMNLRLSVWALALLSVLAPSIADGNIGCLFSSTLCVEGVEWCFDDFAFGKCIPIYESDVEEGSLYQYDMSSGQLQWFEGELQRLATQGYRWEHAYTQCILQSMLYALRQRLDPANVNAKLCDQFADPKLNSAPISDGDEMSEIVEPDETAYIRFTPNSPLGDSDYANEVFNPPLTPDNEPIPYLSEDNLDLGVPSDKVRDLILMNGVEDSPVVPFQGFRERLRTETLENPDLIEKEKKSLKPKLEPNTETNEFTDEQRLGAHFRKYKTKPPPYTAEYLTGNRFLDAEVHSNALEKYRQSFAAKQFPFEYENPEDMPESRIYFEDGTEDELLDAGSGDLGPYNSNGGKSKSKYDKNNMAYLMNYWREIIGSKLKPQDAIAAEGGPLGPDELQGENSKFYLSEDFQDLLDRELGFKRRERDDVKKPGPRLDAKALKILYNNTGKVTENEAAGKADNHNEYQYDPSYAFVKFQNRFLTNWEKGISFIARLEEMLGLDKDTFTNPRVDPTEVTFKVEKNNRGWDAEEVARQIGSIKEKVRKETGAQIVASGIGDRTQYHVMRQDMTREPQYFGLELPVLLALVGSLAVLIAGIVVFAVLLKRDMSSKRKMQGLSSAAEIDAEATRDYQELCRARMSGKMTGQNTAAHPTDAPQRITSLSREPDGNSPSTRSSTSSWSEEPALTNMDISTGHMVLAYMEDHLRNKDRLEQEWKALVAYEAEPNTTTAAVKPDNNGKNRYPLCLPYDHSRVTLNPLSNHLGSDYINASTITDHDPRNPAYIAASGPMPHTSSDFWQMVWEQGSVVMVMLTRLTENGQQLCHRYWPEEGSELYHIYEVHLVSEHIWCDDYLVRSFYLKNQRTSETRTVTQFHFLSWPENGVPSSTKALLEFRRKVNKSYRGRSCPIVVHCSDGAGRSGTYCLIDMVLNRMAKGAKEIDIAATLEHIRDQRPRMVATKQQFEFVLMAVAEEVHAILKALPAHLQQLQEKKDKEKDKDGSEKEKHN, encoded by the exons ATGGTCCTAATGAATCTTCGGCTTAGTGTCTGGGCGCTGGCGCTATTGAGCGTGCTGGCGCCCTCTATTGCTGATGGAAACATAG GCTGTTTATTCAGTTCAACATTGTGCGTGGAAGGCGTGGAATGGTGTTTTGATG ATTTCGCTTTCGGAAAATGCATTCCTATCTATGAAAGCGACGTGGAAGAAGGTTCTCTTTACCA GTATGATATGAGTTCCGGTCAGCTGCAGTGGTTCGAGGGAGAACTGCAACGACTTGCAACGCAGGGATATCGCTGGGAGCATGCCTATACCCAATGTATCTTACAAAGCATGCTTTACGCATTACGCCAAAGGCT TGATCCAGCGAATGTAAATGCGAAATTGTGTGATCAATTTGCTGACCCCAAATTAAATTCTGCGCCTATTAGTGATGGCGATGAAATGAGCGaaatt GTTGAACCAGACGAGACAGCTTACATTCGATTTACGCCCAACTCTCCATTAGGAGATTCGGACTATGCAAATGAAGTATTTAATCCTCCTCTGACGCCAGATAACGAGCCCATACCATATTTATCCGAAG ATAACCTGGATTTAGGAGTACCTAGCGATAAAGTACGTGACCTGATTTTAATGAACGGAGTCGAAGACTCACCAGTAGTACCGTTCCAAGGGTTTCGTGAAAGGCTTCGGACCGAGACATTGGAAAATCCTGATCTTATAGAAAAAGAGAAGAAATCACTAAAACCTAAACTTGAACCTAATACTGAAACTAATGAATTCACCGACGAACAACGTCTTGGCGCTCATTTCAGGAAGTACAAAACTAAACCTCCACCATACACTGCTGAATATTTGACTGGCAATCGATTTTTGGATGCCGAAGTACATTCAAACGCTTTAGAAAAGTATAGACAGAGTTTTGCCGCAAAACAGTTCCCCTTTGAATATGAAAATCCGGAAGATATGCCTGAGTCGAGGATTTATTTCGAAGATGGTACGGAAGATGAATTACTTGATGCTGGAAGTGGAGATTTAGGTCCCTATAATTCTAACG gAGGAAAATCTAAATCAAAATATGACAAGAATAATATGgcatatttaatgaattattggCGTGAGATTATTGGATCGAAACTGAAGCCACAAGATGCCATCGCAGCTGAAGGAGGACCCCTAGGCCCCGATGAATTGCAAG GTGAAAATTCCAAATTTTATCTATCTGAAGACTTCCAAGACTTACTTGATAGAGAATTGGGATTTAAGCGTAGGGAAAGGGACGATGTTAAAAAGCCCGGGCCGAGGCTGGACGCGAAAGCCTTAAAGATTTTGTACAACAATACGGGTAAAGTGACAG AAAACGAGGCAGCCGGTAAAGCTGACAACCACAATGAATATCAATATGATCCATCGTACGCCTTCGTCAAATTTCAAAATAg ATTCCTTACAAACTGGGAAAAAGGCATCTCTTTCATTGCAAGACTTGAAGAAATGCTCGGCTTAGACAAAGATACTTTTACTAATCCACG TGTTGATCCAACTGAGGTGACTTTCAAAGTGGAGAAGAATAACAGAGGTTGGGATGCTGAAGAAGTTGCACGACAGATAG GTTCTATAAAGGAAAAAGTGAGGAAAGAAACAGGTGCACAAATAGTTGCTAGTGGTATTGGGGATAGA ACTCAATATCATGTAATGCGTCAGGATATGACAAGAGAACCGCAATACTTTGGACTGGAGTTGCCAGTACTCCTGGCATTGGTGGGAAGTCTTGCTGTGCTAATTG cTGGCATCGTAGTATTTGCAGTTCTTCTAAAGCGTGATATGAGTTCCAAGAGGAAGATGCAGGGACTCTCCTCTGCGGCTGAGATCGATGCAGAAGCGACTCGGGATTATCAG GAGCTGTGTCGTGCACGTATGTCAGGCAAAATGACAGGTCAAAATACGGCCGCTCACCCTACGGATGCCCCGCAACGGATTACCTCGTTATCCCGAGAGCCTGACGGGAACTCGCCTTCTACTCGATCCAGTACCTCCTCCTG GAGCGAAGAGCCTGCCTTGACAAACATGGATATATCTACTGGTCATATGGTTTTG gCGTACATGGAAGACCATTTACGTAACAAAGATCGTCTCGAGCAAGAATGGAAAGCCTTGGTCGCTTACGAAGCGGAGCCAAACACCACAACAGCCGCCGTAAAACCCGACAACAATGGAAAGAACCGTTACCCACTTTGCCTACCCTATGACCATTCAAGGGTGACTCTGAATCCGCTGTCGAACCATCTTGGATCCGACTACATCAACGCTTCCACTATT accGATCATGACCCTAGAAACCCAGCGTACATCGCAGCATCCGGACCTATGCCTCACACATCGTCTGACTTCTGGCAAATGGTATGGGAGCAAGGCAGCGTTGTCATGGTGATGCTGACACGTCTTACGGAGAACGGGCAACAGTTGTGCCATCGGTACTGGCCTGAAGAGGGTTCGGAGTTGTATCACATTTATGAG GTCCACTTAGTGAGTGAACACATCTGGTGCGATGATTACTTGGTCCGCAGCTTCTACTTGAAAAATCAACGAACAAGCGAGACACGCACTGTCACACAGTTCCACTTCCTTTCGTGGCCAGAGAACGGTGTACCATCATCCACTAAGGCTTTGCTGGAATTCAGAAG gaAAGTGAACAAATCGTACAGGGGACGCTCCTGCCCTAT